From a single Silene latifolia isolate original U9 population chromosome 6, ASM4854445v1, whole genome shotgun sequence genomic region:
- the LOC141658651 gene encoding uncharacterized protein LOC141658651, giving the protein MCEPSEKSLHYSECMWISELANQVRDINYFILIHTISRSIFNRHSPVKLLKVAETRFASNTVMATGFSNVKEVLINTVVDADWKKFRVNGKTPVELKDREVKETLLSDAWWDKLEYLLNFTEPMVDFLRVTDKDSCVLHLVYDMWDNVIDEVKVRALEHEGLDLKTGQSTFFDAIQQLIETRWNKSNTPLHCLAHSLVPKYYSEEWL; this is encoded by the coding sequence ATGTGTGAACCTAGTGAGAAAAGTCTCCATTATTCTGAGTGTATGTGGATTAGTGAATTAGCTAATCAAGTAAGGGACATTAACTACTTCATTTTGATCCACACTATATCTCGGTCAATTTTTAACCGACATTCACCTGTGAAGTTACTTAAAGTTGCTGAGACTAGGTTTGCTTCTAATACTGTTATGGCTACTGGATTTAGTAATGTGAAAGAAGTTTTAATAAACACAGTTGTGGATGCTGATTGGAAAAAGTTTAGAGTTAATGGCAAAACCCCTGTCGAGTTGAAAGATAGAGAAGTTAAAGAGACACTTTTGAGTGATGCTTGGTGGGATAAGCTTGAATATCTGTTGAATTTTACTGAACCTATGGTGGATTTTCTGAGGGTTACAGATAAGGATTCATGTGTCTTACATCTAGTGTACGACATGTGGGACAATGTGATTGACGAGGTGAAAGTTAGAGCCTTGGAACATGAGGGATTAGATTTAAAAACTGGTCAATCAACCTTCTTTGATGCAATACAACAGCTCATAGAAACTAGGTGGAACAAAAGTAATACCCCACTTCACTGTCTAGCGCATTCCCTAGTTCCTAAGTACTATAGTGAGGAATGGCTTTAA